The Loxodonta africana isolate mLoxAfr1 chromosome 12, mLoxAfr1.hap2, whole genome shotgun sequence genome segment TGCGTAGGAAGGTGCCCACTGCTCTTGGCTCACAGAAATGGCATTCATCACCCCCATGACAAGCCCTGCCTTGCTGCCCAGTCCTGGAGTTAGAGGCAGGGCAGTCAGAGCTGTCTGAGGCCAGGCAAGCTGCCAAATCTTTCTGCTCCTTGTACatcctgtaaaatgggaaagcCGTTAATAGGCACCACATAAAACTCTTACAAGGAGTAAGGGAGAGAACACACGCCAGTGtttggcacagtgcctgacagCAGCAGACCCTCCAGAAATGGTCACTATAGGCTCCAGCTACGCTgcagggagaaatccccgggtgGGGAGTCAAGTACCCTGAGTTCCACCAGTTCCAGCTATGTGCTAACCCAGCATGCACTGCGCTCCGCCTTCTTAGTGGAGCACTTGCCACACTGCACAGTgtagcacacagtaggtactcaaggAATCTCCAAAATGAATGAGTtagtgtctgtcttagttatccagtgctgctataacagaaataccacaagtgaatggctttaacaaacagaaatttattcactcacagtctaggaggctagaagtccaaactcaggtgccggctctaggggctTTTTCTCCCTGctaactctggaggaaggtccttgcctcttcagcttctgtttcctggttccttggagatctccacgtgtctTGCCATCTGTCTTAGCCTACCTCTGCTTCCTAACTTtcatgtttaatctcttttatatctcgaaagagactggctcaaaatataccctacactaatactgcctcattaatttaacaaagacaactcattcccaaatgggattataaaccaCAGGGACAGAGACtacaatttacaacacatattttggggggacataattcaatccagaacattccaccctttggccctcaaaaattcatgtccttgccacatgcaaagcacattcactccatcacatcatcctaaaagtcttaaatcaactcaaaATCCAAAATTTCATCTTTTGAATCTTCTAAATCAaacatgggtgagactttaggtgtattccatcctggggcaaaatccctcttcatctgtgaacctgtgaaatttagaacacaaattatctgcttccaaagtacaatggtagaacaggcacgatgtagacatttccattacaaatgggagaaattgaagggaaacAAGAGATAACACGTACCAATCAAGTCTagaacccagcagaacaatttatacTAGCtcccaaggcttgaaaataatcctctcttctctgataCCATCTGGACAATGGCCATGCCCTCcaaactctgggtgttggccatgccctctggattctgggtagaggcccctcagccctaggCTTCAGCTCCACATTCTAGGCCCTCTGGGATGGCAATTCTGCTCTCTCAGCTTTAGGTAGCCCCATTCTCCAagttcatctgagtggtgactgcaaccccccagccccagccagccccattcttctgccccttggataTGGCAGCCCTGCTCACTCAGCTTTGGGTGATGGCCCTATCTTCCTCACACACCTTCTTAGcggccccacactccagaaccaagttggcaATCCAGGAAactgtggccctaccctttgaaactgagaaggctctgcttcctgtgctccttccaacagttctgctgatctctgagctggcCCAGGGatggcctttttcttttcttggaggacagcaGATAttgctcctttggcctgtttcctgcctgtcatggatttgtattgtgtcccccaaaaatatgtgtgtcaatttgactaggccatgattcccagtattgtgtgattgtccaccactctgtcatctgatgtgactttcctgtgtgttgtaaatcctacttctatgatgctaatgaggtagGATAGgcggaagttatgttaatgaggcaagacttaatctacaagattggactgtgccttgagccaatctcttttgagatataaaaaagagaagccagcagagagacaggggacctcaaaccaccaagaaagcagtgtcaggagcagagcacatcctttggaactgagattcctgtgcagagaaactcctagtccaggagaagattgatgagaaggaccttcctccagagccgacagagagagaaagccttcccctggagctgacgccctgaatttggacttctagcctagtgtactgtgaggaaatacatttctgtttgttaaagccatccacttgtggtatttttgttatagcagcactggatatcTAAGACACTGCCtacagaattccaagaggcagacagtgttctttcctttcattctaagtctaagctgatgggttttctgctgtggtagttggttagattcatcagtcacaagcttaatctctttaataaaaAATTGTGTACGCACATCTTTGGTGAACATTCTGGGACACATGGCCTTAGTTTGTAAACCAGAATTTtctaaatctttaagttctgttttcattttggacagttcatttttaagtccatctctctcctctcacattttactataagctaCAAAGAGAAACCACACAGCACATTTAAGATCtcagaaatctcatcagccagatatccaagttcatcacttacaagttctaccttccatctaacatttgaacataattcagtcaagttctttgtcactgcagaaaaagcatcacccttcctccactgtccaatCACATCTTCATCATTTTCTCTTAAAGCCTCACTGGAAGCATATTTAATGTCCACGTTTCTAGCAACATTTTATTGCTGACACCGTATGTATTCTCTAAAtatagagactttctctacagCTCTCCTCACCTCCTTCTAAGCCCTCACcaaaattgcctttgacatccataattctatcaacagtttcttcaaggcaATTTAGGCTTTTACTATCATACACCTTAAAAGTATTCCAGCCTCTGCCCATTACCCAGTTCCAGAATGACTCCCACAAttcaggtatctgttagaacagcaccccgCTCTTCTGGTACCAAgttctgtctcagttatctagtgctgctaccacagaaatacaagtagatggctttaacaaacagaaatttattttcccacagtttaggatgctaggAGTGCCAACTGAGGGTGCCAGCTctgtggaaggctttctctatcagctctgagGTATGAGGTactgtgactcaagatataccctatgCTAAtcattcctcattaacataacaaagacaaccattcccaaatgggattataaccacagcatAGAGATTAGGACTTATAACATATATTTGGggcagacataattcaatccataacagtgtccTTGCCGAGACTGGGGTCTGATTGTGGGGGCCCCTGGAACTCAAAAAAGGCATCCAGGGGAGGATGGCAGTGGAGGCTCTCCCACAGGTGTGCCTGTGTGGAAACCTGTCAGTGGGTGATGCTGAGAGCAACAGGGTTTCATGGTTCAAACACAGTTTTTCATATTCTGCTTTAAAGCAGAAAGTTCAAGTGCGGGTCAGGCAGTGGTCCCCACCAGGGGCAGACTGCATCCTGGGTGCTTCTATTCAACCCTCACAGCATCCCTCAGGGGGAATGCCCTTATCAGTGGCGTTACTCCATTTCCCATGTTGAGAGCCAAGGTTCAGAGAGGTCAAGTTGGTGTGTTACCCGGGTGGTGGGAACAGGATTTAAAGGAGAAACACCTTCCACCACTTTTCCCAGAACACAGGGCACCAGTGGACTGTGGTCTCCGGAGGGTTGCTCCATTTGAACCCTGAGGATCTGCATGCCTGGAGGAAGCCAGGAAGCAGCACCTAAGTAGGCATTCTGGCCTCTACATAGCACAGACAACTGGGCAGGGACAAGATGAAAGCACCACCCTCAGGTGGCTTTTCAGGTAGGAGGCAGAATGAAAAGGCTGGGACAAAAGAACAGGAGCCCACCTGAGATGCCTTCCCTAGCACTCCCAGAGCAACCTTGAGAGATATTATGAAGGGGGTGCTAAGCTGGTTGCTCATGTGGCATCATCGCTTATATACCCACAGGCTACTGATCCCGGGCTTACAGGTGCTATAGAGGAAGGGACTCTGATTACAGCATGGTCTCTGCCATTTATTCCACTCTAGTCCTCAGGCCCATTACGTGATGTGCCTGGGGCAGCTGGGATGGGAAGGGGGTTGGGAGGGGTCGTAAGTCCAGTAGGCCGACTACTAAGCTCCAGCACTGGGGCATCAGCCTGTTTTATACTTGAGAAGGTCCGGAGCCCTAGCCTGCCTGCCAGGTGCCTGACCCCTACCTCTTTCCTGCCAGTCCCTTAAAGGGCTACAGCTTGTCCCTGTGGGAACACAACAATTGGGTCCCACCACACCCCTTACTCTGAGCATCACCACTAAGCCATCCTGTCTGTCTCCTCCTACCCTagaggggaaacacagggctggGGACAGCTGTTAGACACTCCTCCCGCAGCCCAGAAGGATCAGAATTTCCCAAGCAAAAGAGATTACCTCTTGGTACAGCAAAGAGAGACTCTAAATGGTCCCAGGCAATGGGACAGGAATTCATAATAAGATGACAGTGATAATTAGCACTGACGGCTGTCAAGAGGCTGAGCAGCTCTCTCTCCAGAGTACATTTCTTCTCTACCCCACCCTGAGCAAACAGAGCAAGCCAGCCCCCTCCAGACCTGTGAGAGTCTGGCTAAGTACCAGGGTCTAATGCTAAGGCAAGAGTTGCATTGAATCTTTATGTTTCTTGATCTTTTGGGGATCACAGGCACCTTTGAGAATTCTGTAAAAGCTATGATTCCTCCATTAGGGGGACAAAGTAtagatagggagccctggtggcacagtggttaagtgttcagctactaaccaaaggttggcagctcaaatccaccagccactccttggaaaccctatggggcagtcctagtctgtcctataaggtcgttgaGTCAGGATTGACAGGACAGCAACAGATAATGTAACAGGTATGATTCCTCCATTGGCGGGGGGAGTATATATACAGCTCATTGCAATACAATTCCAATGAATTCTCAAAGTCCTGAAACCCCATCCACAAGCCCTTTAAGGGTCAaaaaattctttcatttattcaataaacatcTATTAAGTGTCTACTAATAAgcgccatggaaaccctggcagcgtagtgtttaagtgctccggctgttaaccaaagggtcggcagttcgaatccaccaggtgctccttggaaactctacgggacagtctactctgtcctatagggtcgctatgagttggaatcgactcgatggcaatgggattagTAAGTGTCATGCTGTGTGTTTTTATCTACAgttgtcagttgccactgagttggctccaacgcacgacaactctatgcacaacgtaacaaaacgttgcccagtcctgtgccgtctccTGATTGTTAGcatatttgagttcattgttcTGGCCATTGTGCAGTGCCTTCTAActcagggggctcatcttccaacactatatcagacagtagtctgttgtgatccatagggttttcgttagctaatttttggaaatagattgccaggccttgcttcctagtctgtcttaatctggaagctccactgaaacttgtctaccatgggtgatcctgctggtatttgaaacaccagtagTCTAGCTTCTAGCATTACAGCAATACACATGCcacacagtacaacagactgacagatggtgggGGTCATCTACAGTAGTACTTCTCAATCAGAGTCACACATCAGACTCACCTAAAAAAAAGACACACATATGCTGATAATATAGctcttaaagtttatgttctacctcAGAGTATGGTGAGTActgtctcgggtcttaaaagctgatgagcagccatctaaaacacAACTACTAGACTTTATTCATctagaaaaaaggagaaagaagaaaactcaagaatcagagaaggaactggactacaGGACTGTCTACATAAACCACTGCCTCCTCCACCTTGAGACCAGatgaacaagatggtgcccagctacccgtACTGAACATTTTGACAGGAACACAATGGATGAATCCTGATAACCaggaagaaaaatgtgaaacacgacttcaaattcttaaagaaccCAAACTTACTGGACTTATTGAGGCCAGAGGAGTTCCCAAGACTATGGCCGTGAGTTGCTCTTCAGACCATGAATTGAAATGATCCCTGGTCACCTTTAAATAAGTAACAGGTTAGTCCAaagagtaaagattgtcacccttgagcattaggtttttaaaaaatacaaatatctaTATAGAATCAAAGGGCCAATATAAAAGTTGGGGGGCGGCAGGGAGATTAAGTATATGCAAGTGAAACAACTAGAGCAGAGATAACGAGATTGTTGACACAGTGTGAAGGATGTAACAATatcactgatcattatgtctagaaactgtggaatgggaacgggttttgctgtgtatattttcaccaaaaacaaaataaaatttaaaaacacatatATGCTTGAAGTCTCTCCTCTTCGCCCACAGACTCTCAACACTGGTTCCaagttggaatcacctggggagctttttaaaATCCCCACACAGACCAATTAGCTCAGAATCTTTGGGGATAAGACCCAGGAATCCCCAGTGATTCCAACGTACAGCCAAGGAAAGAGCCACTGTCCTAGAAAATCCAAATACgtgtttttaaaaaactcttcAGGTGGCTGTGATGCACACCCCAGGAaagttcgttcattcattcactcattcattaaatgtttaatgagcatctactatgtgccaggccctatgCTGGGCATTGTGGGCATACCAGAGACTAAAGAAACAACATTTCTGCCCTCACAGAGTTTACACTCTTGTGGAGGGAGCTGGCAAAAAATAACCAATACGTAAAAAGAGAGTAATTGCAAGTTGTAATTAATGCCACAAGGGCATAcattaacccgttgccgtcaagtcaattccgactcatagcgaccttacgggacacagtagaaatgtcccatagcgtttccaaggagcacctcatggatttgaactgccgaacttttggttagcagctgtagctcttaaccactataccaccagggtttccaggggcatACATTAGGAAGTGACATAAAGAACAGGAGAGATCTTCTtggggaggtcagggaaggcctccctgaggaAGGGACATTTAAGGTGATACCTGTAGGATGAGGAACCAAAAAGTGCACTCcgagcagagggaacagccagtgaAAAGGCCCTGCAGCAGGTAAGAGCTTGGAAGAAGAAAATGGCCAGAGTGACTGGACCATCCACAGTGAGGAAGGGGTGAGGTGTGACATGGGCCCATGTTGAGGGGCAGAAGCCAGACCAGGCAAGGATCTGGAGATCTGGGAAGGAATGTAGATTGAAATCCTGGCTGTGGTACTCTCTCCACTCCCCAGAACCACCTGGGCAAGGAGGAAATTATATTTCTCATTACCAgttggaaaactgaggctcagaagatGAAGTGACATTCTAAAGAAATACATCTCAAGCTTCTATCcagaagcaagatgagaaggcacaaagggacaagagctggttgaacagacacgggaaatctgggatggaaaggagaagtgtgctgccACATTACAGGGAGatcaactagggtcatataacaatgtgtgtatatgttctcttctgtgagaaactaacttgagctgtaaactttgacttaaagcacaatttaaacaaaaagaaaagaaatgcagcTCAGAAGTGGCTCAGCTGGAACGTACACCCAAGACTCCTGACATGGTGGCTGGGAAAGCAGAGGCCACAGGCCCCTCAGAAAGTGTCCAGGAAGGTGGTTCTTGCCCCTTCTGGCCACAAGCCTCTCTTCTGGGTGACCCCCTCCCTCCAGCTGAGGCACTGATGTGACTGGTGTGGGGACAGCATTGTTCTCCCTGGACTCTGGCCCCACCTCACAGTCTCCAGCACCATGGAAACCAAGCCAGCCAATCAGAACACTCAGGTATAAAAGGAGACCTTTCTGAATTGAGCCACCTCTCCCCAGACAAGCCACCACTCAACATTCAGAGGCTTCCCGGGGGACCCCCTCTTCCTGGATAAACAAACCCAGCTGGCTTCCATTTTCCTCCAGGAAGGAAAGGGGGAGTCTCCGGCCTGGGATGCCCAGGGACAAGATCCAAATCTGCAGTCACCCTGCCTagaactccagtcacatgcatgGCCATGCCACAACACAGGGACGCCTCAGGACCTCCTGAAAAGTTCCTGCAGTGACCTGAGGGGCATCCGTAGCAGTGAGAGCGATGTGTCCAGCATGAGACATCTCAGCCCTGGGAAATGCAGTAGTATCAGCCTGGCGAGCAGCGGGTACGTGGGGGATAAGGAGAACAGCGAGGTCAGCTTGGTGGGCAGCGGTCGAGTCTCAAGGTTGAGTAGAGGGCTCGGCAACCAGGCAGGCAGCACCCAGACCAACCATCTGTGTGCCACCTACTCCTCCGTCCAGTTAAAGGGCCGGCAGACCGGCCAAGCCAATAGCTGCAAGCAGACTGGAGGGGAAAAGTGAGACCAGCCTGCCAGgcagcagcaccagcagcagagAGAGCAGCCTGACCAGCATCAGCTTCATCAGCCAGGGCAGCAGTGCCCTCACCTaccaggtgagcagtgggctggTCAGTTCCACAGGCAGCCTTCCCTCCAGCCAGACCGGCAGCTGCCAGACCAGCAGGGTGAACAGCAATGTGCAAAGTGGGCTGGACAGCAGCAATACCAGTCTGCAGGAGGACAAGGCTCAGGACAATGTGAAAAACAGCAGCCAGATCATTGAGGGCAAGCAGCTGCCCAGATGTGCATGCCTCTATGAGGACACTGCTCAGCCCCTAAATCCTCTCTAAGAAACAGACTTGGGGACCCAGACCTCACCCAGAGTGGCTATGACCAAAACAAGTAGAAAGGGCCTTTTAAATGTGCACACCAATTGTGTCGAGTGTGCACAATGGGTAGTACCATCTGTAGCAACGATTATCAGCAGACAGGGCACATGTAGCAGAAACTATTGATGGTAAGCACCATCTACACTGAGAATCAGCAATTGATCGTGACACCATCTAAACTGAGAACCACCGTTAGTAAGAACAACTGCCTCAAGATCCATCGGTGGTGGCGCCACCTGTGTGAAAGCCACCAATGGTAGTAACATCAGTATTGGGAACCTCAGTGATGAGCCATCCATAGCAAACTCATCAGTGGTGAAGCCACCTGTCCTGAGAGCCATCACAGTGGGACCATCTGTACCCAAAATCATCGGTGGTGACATTATTAATACCAATGGCAAGTGCCAATGATAGTAAGAACCACTGATAATAAGAAACCGTATGAAGTTAGTCCTACCCATGATGAAACTATCCTAAGTGATGACAACCACCCTGGCAAGCTCAAGAGAAACAAGTATCAGCCATGGCGGGGACTGTCCATGTCCAGAGCCACCTGATGTGAGCACCTTCCATGGGGAACCATGTCCACAAGGAACCTGGTCCCTGCCGAGTTCTGTAACACTCACATCCGTGGTGTGCACTGCCCAAAGGAGTACCATGCACAGGGCCAAGGTCCACAGGGAGCACCTCCAATGAGGACCATCATCACTCACCATTGCTCAGGAGCACAGTCCACAGTGACTCTCATGAGGGGAGTACTACTAGAGTGGCTGTGAGTGACGCCAGCCCGTGAGAGCACTGTGTAGAGAGAATGCTGGTGAGCACTGTCCACTGGGAGCAGCAACCTTGAAAAGCATCAACCAAGGGAGATTTATACCATTCATTGTGAGCACTGCCCCCAGGCAACCTCAACCCAGAATATTCCCGGGGCAAATGTTCACTGATACCCACTCATGTCTCCATGTGAACCTCAGAGGaggcaaagagaaaaacaaaggagaCCAAAAATCATCCTTTGCTAAGATGGCTGAGACAGTGCCTCCTGTGGCAGAAGTAATCTCGTGGTAAATGCTTAATGGCTACGGAGACCCAACAGCCGAGAACGGCTGAGATGGGAGCTCTCTGGGCCATATGCTGAATGTCCACTAGGTGGATGGGAGGGCTGAGGTCTCTGCCCCTTCCCTTCTCAGGACACTGAAGCCCCTCCCTCCGCTCACCACGCAGACCTGGGAGAGCGAGCGGGTCTGCCAAGGGGCAGAGGCCAGAGACAGGAAGACATCCACGAGGTAACAGATGGGAAGCTGAGGGGGCACCAAAGACAATAAAAGGTGTCAGGAGatgctatatgtgtgtgtgtgtctacgcATGCGCTCTGGGCCAAGGTTATAGTGGTAGTGGGCTACACGTTAAAGTGCTCTGGAAAGACAGGAAACGGCTTAGCTATGAACTCTTCTACTTCTAAGCTGATGATTTGGGGCAACATATTTAACCttcctgagccttagtttcctcatctggaaaatggggacaATCTCTGCTATTTCATATTTGGGATGGCTACATGGATTATATGAGAATGTATATGAAGTCACTGGCAAGTAATGGATATTAAGTCAACGTttgtttccttccctttcctcacTCATTGTAAAATGGACACAGTGGTTTCTGCCTTGCTTAGTCGTAGGCACAGAAAGGTAAAAAAAATGCTAATATGTAGAAAGGGTTCTTGGccctgcaacaacaacaaaaggtggAGCTGTAACATCTGCTGGGAGGCCAGACTTGTTTCCccagacaaggtcacattcacaggcacaggggttaagattgCAGCGTATCTTTTAGATGGTTTTGATAGGTTTGAGGAGGCGTGAGTGGTTCTGGGTGAGGGCACCACATGTGTGCTCTGGGAGTCCCTTCGCAAGTGTGAGCACTCCTGTTGAGTATGTCCTCTCCTTGGCCTTCCTCCAGGCAAAGCCACGTGGGCTGTGCAGGGCCTGTGCACTCACAACCTGGGGCAGACAGAAGGGCTTCCCACCCTGCCCAAGTGAGCCCCCATCTGTGCACCTAGCCCTGGGGGACGCTTAGCTGCCTCACTGTCCCCCATCACGGTCCTCCTCTCCACCAAAAGAACCCCTGGTCTCCCCTTAGGATACCCGCCCTTGCTATCCTCTCAGAGGAGAACAGAGGCTGTTAGGAGGCAGACAAAGCTGTAGCCAGAGCAGTGCTGGATAACTGCATGCTTGACCTCTCAGCTGGGAGGCTAGATGCTCAGACACAGCAGGGCCAAACTGAGTTCACCACCTTCCCTGGCCACTTCCTCCTCACGCGCCCCTTCTTAGCAAACAGCATCATCACATCCAGGGCCAAGCTGGAACCCCGCACTTCACACCAGTCCCTAAAGCCCTCCTGAACTTTTCCGTGCTGCCCACTTTTGCTGCTGGCCCCTAACCAGGCCATCATCTTCCCAGAGGATTAAGGCACCAGCTTCCTCTAGGCTAGAAGCTCTTAACCTCGGCTGCACATTAGAATGACCTGCAGAGCTTTAAAAAATGTAGATGCCAAGGCCACCCTCAAGACACTCGGATTTCCTTGGACTGGGGAGAGGGTGTGGCatcataattttttaaagttccccAGGTGATGATAATCTTCCACTGGGAGTGGTTTCCACTGGGATTAGTTTCCTAGGGCGgccaaaacaaaacaccacaaaggcGGGTGGCTCTTAAGAGCAGCACTTGATTGTCTCGCAGTtctctggaagctagaagtcagaattcagggcatcagcaggaCCAtgttctctctgtccactctagaGGAAGATTCTCCctggtctctttcagcttctggcatCCCTAGGCATttgttggcattccttggctagtTGTAGAGTAGCCAAAATGTGGCAT includes the following:
- the C12H16orf82 gene encoding protein TNT, which gives rise to MRNQKVHSEQREQPVKRPCSRGFPGDPLFLDKQTQLASIFLQEGKGESPAWDAQGQDPNLQSPCLELQSHAWPCHNTGTPQDLLKSSCSDLRGIRSSESDVSSMRHLSPGKCSSISLASSGYVGDKENSEVSLVGSGRVSRLSRGLGNQAGSTQTNHLCATYSSVQLKGRQTGQANSCKQTGGEK